AAATTTTACCGCGCTCAGAGATGAATTTCTTTAAAAGATCTACATCTTTGTAGTCGATGTGCGTAATGTTATTTGAAGTGAAGTAGCAAACTTTACGGCGTTTGCGGCCTCCGCGACGTGGTGCCATTATCGTGTTCCTCCTTTTAATTTTTAATTATAGATGTGAAGTTCTTAGAACGGTAAATCGTCTTCAGACACTTCAATCGGTCCTTTGCTGTTTGCAAATGGATCTTCATCTACACGTGTATAGTTTTGCTGATTTTGAGATGGCTGTTGATAAGAACCGTATGAATCCTGGGATTGCGCGCCTCCAAATTGTTGGTTAGGCTGATTATAAGATGGCTGACCACCATAATTTTGCCCACCACTGTATTGTTGGCTTTGTGCACCTTGTGATGCATTAGCTCCTCCACGTGGTTCTAAGAACTGCACTGAATCAGCAACGACATCTGTTGTATACACACGCTTTCCATCTTGTCCTTCAAAGCTACCTGTTTGAATACGACCTTCTACACCAATCAAACTCCCTTTTCTCATGAAGTTTGCTAAGTTTTCAGCTTGTTTTCTCCAGGCGATACAGCCTATGAAATCTGCTTCACGTTCACCAGACTGGCTCGAAAATGTACGGTTTACGGCAATCGTAAAACGTGCCATTGGAACTCCACTCGGTGTGTAACGAAGCTCTGGATCCTTTGTAAGTCTTCCGACTAATACGACACGGTTAATCATCAATGCACCCTCCTTTTTTTCAGCATTTAAGTTAAAAATTATTTGTCTTCTTCGCGTACTGCGATGTGACGGATGATGTCTTCGCTGATGTTAGCTAGACGAGTGTACTCGTTGATAGCTTCAGTACCAGCGTTAACTTTCACGATTTGGTAGAAACCTTCGCGGAAGTCATTGATTTCGTAAGCTAAACGACGCTTACCCCAATCTTTTGCTTCTGTGATCTCTGCACCATTTGAAGTTAAGATTTCTTGGAAACGCTCTACTAAAGCTTTCTTCGCTTCTTCTTCAATGTTTGGGCGGATGATGTACATTAATTCGTACTTTCTCATTTGTGTTTGCACCTCCTTATGGACTTGGGCTCTCCTACTAAATAGGGAGCAAGGAGTAAGTAACTTCTATTACTCACATCAATGAATTGTATCATAGTTACCCATTAGGTGCAACCTCAGATGTCTTTTAAAAATACTTTATAAAGTATGATTCGAAATAAAGTTTACTTTCCTGATAAGAGCAGCTCACCTTTTGCAAATAAAACTAAAATTTATTTTTACAGTTTTCCCTATCTTTTATTATTAATCCGCATTTTTACCATACTAATAGACCTATATTGAATAATCCTTTTTAATCAATTATTTACCTGCTTGATTTAAAGACATTAAGAG
This genomic window from Solibacillus sp. FSL R5-0449 contains:
- the rpsR gene encoding 30S ribosomal protein S18; the encoded protein is MMAPRRGGRKRRKVCYFTSNNITHIDYKDVDLLKKFISERGKILPRRVTGTSAKYQRKLTNAIKVSRIMALLPFVAEEK
- the ssb gene encoding single-stranded DNA-binding protein; this translates as MINRVVLVGRLTKDPELRYTPSGVPMARFTIAVNRTFSSQSGEREADFIGCIAWRKQAENLANFMRKGSLIGVEGRIQTGSFEGQDGKRVYTTDVVADSVQFLEPRGGANASQGAQSQQYSGGQNYGGQPSYNQPNQQFGGAQSQDSYGSYQQPSQNQQNYTRVDEDPFANSKGPIEVSEDDLPF
- the rpsF gene encoding 30S ribosomal protein S6; translation: MRKYELMYIIRPNIEEEAKKALVERFQEILTSNGAEITEAKDWGKRRLAYEINDFREGFYQIVKVNAGTEAINEYTRLANISEDIIRHIAVREEDK